A region of Planctomycetota bacterium DNA encodes the following proteins:
- the lpdA gene encoding dihydrolipoyl dehydrogenase, whose product MAKYDVVVIGSGPGGYVAALRAAQLGRKTCVVERDAVGGVCLNRGCIPTKALAHAAEVCSLARHGAEFGILAENVSVDFAKVQANKDAVVKRLTGGVGFLLKRAHVDVVAGTGRLKGRKAVAVTLNAGGEETLEADKIIVATGSEPARPKAIPFDGERIVTSDEALRLSRLPESVFILGGGYIGCEFASIFAQLGAQVTVVEMLDRLLPTLDAEVAAEITKALKRQKVKVLVGTRMEGIQSGASGVKATLSNGAALEADLALVCTGRRLLSADLGLEEAGAKVENGAIAIDEHCETSVAGLYAIGDVTGKLLLAHVASAQGIVAAEHAAGRNARMDYRCVPAAVFTNPEVGTVGMTEAEAAAAGRRVRAAKFPFQALGRAVAMGETAGFAKIVADEATGQVLGVHLVGPHASDVVAEGALAVALEATVKELAHGIHAHPTLPEALLEAARAWLGQGIHA is encoded by the coding sequence ATGGCGAAGTACGATGTGGTGGTGATCGGGTCTGGCCCGGGCGGCTATGTGGCCGCGCTGCGGGCGGCGCAACTGGGCAGGAAGACCTGTGTGGTGGAGCGCGACGCCGTGGGCGGCGTGTGCCTGAATCGCGGCTGCATCCCCACGAAGGCCCTGGCCCACGCGGCCGAGGTCTGCTCGCTGGCACGCCACGGCGCCGAGTTCGGCATCCTGGCCGAGAACGTGAGCGTGGACTTCGCCAAGGTGCAGGCCAACAAGGACGCCGTGGTGAAGAGGCTCACGGGCGGCGTGGGGTTCCTGCTGAAGCGGGCGCACGTGGACGTGGTGGCGGGCACGGGGCGGCTGAAGGGCCGCAAGGCGGTGGCCGTGACGCTGAACGCGGGCGGGGAGGAGACGCTGGAGGCGGACAAGATCATCGTGGCGACGGGGAGCGAGCCGGCCCGGCCGAAGGCGATTCCCTTCGACGGCGAGCGGATCGTCACGAGCGACGAGGCGCTGAGGCTGAGCCGCCTGCCCGAGAGCGTGTTCATCCTGGGCGGCGGCTACATCGGGTGCGAGTTCGCCTCGATCTTCGCCCAGCTCGGCGCGCAGGTGACCGTGGTGGAGATGCTCGACCGTCTGCTGCCGACGCTGGACGCCGAGGTGGCGGCCGAGATCACCAAGGCCCTCAAGAGGCAGAAGGTCAAGGTGCTCGTGGGCACGAGGATGGAGGGCATCCAGTCGGGCGCCAGCGGCGTGAAGGCCACGCTGTCGAACGGGGCGGCCCTGGAGGCCGACCTGGCGCTGGTGTGCACCGGCCGGCGGCTGCTGTCGGCCGACCTCGGGCTGGAGGAGGCGGGGGCGAAGGTGGAGAACGGCGCCATCGCCATTGACGAGCACTGCGAGACGAGCGTGGCCGGCCTGTACGCCATCGGCGACGTGACGGGCAAGCTGCTGCTCGCGCACGTGGCGAGCGCGCAGGGCATCGTGGCCGCCGAGCACGCGGCGGGCAGGAATGCCCGGATGGACTATCGTTGCGTGCCGGCCGCCGTGTTCACGAACCCCGAGGTGGGCACGGTGGGGATGACCGAGGCGGAGGCCGCCGCGGCGGGCCGCCGGGTGAGGGCCGCGAAGTTTCCGTTCCAGGCCCTCGGCCGCGCGGTGGCGATGGGCGAGACGGCCGGCTTCGCGAAGATCGTGGCCGACGAGGCCACGGGCCAGGTGCTCGGCGTGCACCTGGTGGGCCCGCACGCCTCGGACGTGGTGGCGGAAGGGGCGCTGGCGGTGGCCCTCGAGGCCACGGTGAAGGAACTGGCCCACGGGATCCACGCCCACCCCACGCTGCCGGAGGCCCTTCTGGAGGCCGCGCGAGCCTGGCTTGGGCAGGGGATCCACGCGTAG